The Cryptomeria japonica chromosome 2, Sugi_1.0, whole genome shotgun sequence region TAGTTTCAAATGAATAAAGCCTCATATACTCTGTACAATATAGTTTCAAATCAATAAAGCCTCATATACTCTGTAACAAAAAATagagtattgattctcaagaaaccCCTCGGCTATCTCTGGTAAACTACGGCACTTTTTAAATGCTTATCACTTTGTTCACACTCTTCTCACtgtatttctctatttttcctctcCTTGACTGTTCTGAAAACAAACTGTTTTATACCCAAACAAAACACCACAATTTCTTTTCGAATAACCCTCGTACAGGATttgaaaactgaaaaatcaaataacTGTTTTTAACTGTGCAACCGAAAGAGAAGAAACTGAAGATGTTTTATTTCCcagtcatgaaaaacaaaaataatgcatgaacatttccttattttcattttgcataactgaaaaaaaaaaactctttcGAACaaaaatctgaatcttttaaatCATGTGATTCAAGAAACATACCTGTTAAACGCAAACTAATCAAACAAACTAACCAGTCAACCGTTAATCTCTTGATTAAAATCATTGTTTGCTTCATTCTCTGTAACTGAACAAACTGATTCGAGCTCTGTAGCTCCAGCGGCGCTGCGACTCTCATGGCGTTAGGGTTTGACGGACTCCAAGCAGGTTCAAAAACCAAATGAAACACAAAAACATCTTCCAAAAAAAACTTTTAACTTGTCCGATACAAGGAGTATCTGAGGAATATGCCCTTTAGACCGTAGACATATTAAACCAAAGATGTCATTAAAATTAATGCAAAGTCAGAGCTATTCATTTATCCGTGTCACCAGCATGGCTCGAAAGAAGATGTTTTAAACACATAACATGTCAGCCAAGTCAATATGTCCGTGTCACTAAACTGGCCCACGAGAAGGATATAACCACATGCTTAAAAAATATGTAACTTAACCAACACAACATcttcttttttttactttcttgtcatcgaggacaaaagtaccAAAGAGCAACATTTCATTGGTGAAGATGAAGGAAATTGCCGAGGCTTATTTACAGTCAACAATTAAGAATTATGTCTCTGCAGTCCCTGCATATTTCAATGATTCTCAAGGACGGGCAACAACAGATGTGGGTATGATAACTGATCTAGAGCAACAAGTTTTGATGGGTATTTACTTCTAGAGTCTATCATTGGACCAGGTGGTTTGAATGTACAGAAAGCTCGCGATGTTTTTGACAAATCTCCTAAACCAAATTTATTTTTAAGGATCGAAATGGAGAGCAGGGATACCACAGTGCATGGCTGTGCCGATtggacttcacgggggagattgttgggtatatgaagcccaacagtcacataaCTGTCTACCTTCCCCAAACTCTTCGTTTCATGCCTGAATAAATATATAAATGACTGGGTGCAGTCTATGtattgtgcattgagatattgGTTAATATAAGTGCCGAACCACTGTAAATCGTCTCTCTTGTTATCTCCTTTTattctgtttttgtttttgtttttctctgCTCATTTTAATCTTTACAAGTGTGTGATCCAGCGTGAAGGAAAAATCTTGCAATTGGTTCATGACTACATTGTTGACAGACAAAATGTGTTGGAATGGCCTTTTGGCTGGTTTACTGCCATTCTTTGTCAATGTCTATCTGTTTTGG contains the following coding sequences:
- the LOC131866153 gene encoding heat shock 70 kDa protein 18-like, yielding MKEIAEAYLQSTIKNYVSAVPAYFNDSQGRATTDVGMITDLEQQVLMGSKWRAGIPQCMAVPIGLHGGDCWVGLFICTMQPPLAVYKMAIDKLNGGSFNCGGTKESGGEIQEIGR